A window of Cytobacillus sp. FSL H8-0458 genomic DNA:
AGCCACATATCTGTGATATTTATAGAATTTTCTTCAATGTAATCATATAGAAGCTGGTTTTTTGCGTCCATTCTTTTCACCTTGTCTTTCTATTTTTCAACAAACTGTTATATTCATTGTAAAATGAATCGGAGTTAATGAAAAGTAATACATCTTATTCAGCATCTACCTCATTTTGTCCAAGCTGACGTATCCCATTACAAATATTAATGATTTTCCGCTATACTTAGGTAGGATACAAAAGGAACTGAATGGATTTGAAAGGAGTCATTATGAAATCACTTGTTCTTGCTGAAAAGCCCAGTGTTGCCCGTGAAATTGCCCGGGTGCTGGGTTGCCGGCAATCTCATAAAAGCTATATGGAAGGCGATAAATATATCGTCACTTGGGCTCTTGGCCACTTAATCGAATTAAAGATGCCAGAGCATTATGACAGCAAATATAAAAACTGGAACCTGGAGGATCTGCCGATTATTCCCGACCAAATGGGCCTGAAGGTGATGAAGCAGACCAGCCACCAGTATAAAGCCATTGAAAACCTTGCAAAGCGGAAGGATGTTAAGGAAATAATCATTGCAACCGATGCAGGCCGTGAAGGGGAGCTTGTCGCTCGCTGGATATTGGAGAAAATCCGCTGGCGCAAGACAATCAAGCGCTTATGGATATCCTCTGTAACGGACCGTGCTATCCGTGACGGTTTTCAAAACCTTAAACCCGGAAAACAATTTGAAGATCTTTATGAATCCGCTGTGTGCCGGGCAGAAGCGGATTGGCTCATCGGGCTGAATGTCACAAGGGCTCTGACGACTAAATACAAGGATCCCCTATCCGCAGGCCGGGTGCAGACACCGACTCTGGCGCTCGTTATGGAAAGGGAAAAAGTGATTCAGCAATTTGTTCCAAAAGAGTACTGGACGATTCGCGCCCACATTGGCCCCCTGCAGGCTGACTGGGAGAAAAATGGTGAAAAGCGCATTTTCGCTAGAGAATCAGCTGATGGAGTCCTTTCCAAAGTAAAGGGGCAAAAGGCGGTTATTCAGTCCATTAACCGGAAGGAAAAAACAGAGCCGCAGCCGCTTCCTTATGATTTGACGGAGCTGCAGCGTGATGCGAATAAACGTTTTGGCTTCTCTGCCAAGAAAACGTCCAATGTACTGCAGAAGCTTTATGAGCAGCATAAGCTTGTCACCTATCCGCGGACAGATTCCCGCTATTTGACTAAAGACATGGAAGCAACCATGTTGGATCGCCTCCATGGCATCGCTGCTTCCTATAAGGACGAAGTGAAGCCAATCCTTGCGAATCAGGGCAGAGTGCAGGCAAAAAGAGTTTTTAATAATGAAAAAGTAACCGATCACCATGCGATTATTCCGACTGAAGAACGCGTACATCTCGGTGATTTGTCTCCTGATGAGCGCAAGCTGTACGAATTGATTATGCGCAGGTTTCTGGCCATGTTCCATAACCCTTATAAGTATGAAACCATCCTTGCTGCTATCGATGTTAATGGTGAGACATTCACAGCGAGGGAAACGGCCGTTATTGACCTGGGTTATCGTAAGGTTGAACGGAATAGTGAAGAAGACACAGGAAAACAGAGCCTGAAGAACATTTCGAAAGGACAGAGCTTTACGCTGCAAAATGCCGAATCCGCTGCAAAGCTCACTGAACCGCCTCTTCGCTATTCAGAAGCTGACATTTTGACCCAGATGGAAAAATACAGCCTCGGAACACCTGCGACAAGAGCGGAAATCATTGAAAGGCTTCTTGAGACTGAAGCCCTTGAAAGGCAAAATGGACGCCTGTTTCCGACTAAAAAAGGCAAACAGCTGATGGACCTGGTGAATGAAGATCTGAAATCACCGGAACTGACGGCCAAATGGGA
This region includes:
- a CDS encoding DNA topoisomerase III translates to MKSLVLAEKPSVAREIARVLGCRQSHKSYMEGDKYIVTWALGHLIELKMPEHYDSKYKNWNLEDLPIIPDQMGLKVMKQTSHQYKAIENLAKRKDVKEIIIATDAGREGELVARWILEKIRWRKTIKRLWISSVTDRAIRDGFQNLKPGKQFEDLYESAVCRAEADWLIGLNVTRALTTKYKDPLSAGRVQTPTLALVMEREKVIQQFVPKEYWTIRAHIGPLQADWEKNGEKRIFARESADGVLSKVKGQKAVIQSINRKEKTEPQPLPYDLTELQRDANKRFGFSAKKTSNVLQKLYEQHKLVTYPRTDSRYLTKDMEATMLDRLHGIAASYKDEVKPILANQGRVQAKRVFNNEKVTDHHAIIPTEERVHLGDLSPDERKLYELIMRRFLAMFHNPYKYETILAAIDVNGETFTARETAVIDLGYRKVERNSEEDTGKQSLKNISKGQSFTLQNAESAAKLTEPPLRYSEADILTQMEKYSLGTPATRAEIIERLLETEALERQNGRLFPTKKGKQLMDLVNEDLKSPELTAKWEQELEKIARGKADPKVFLQNIRKQTQTLVSEIKKSDKSYRAHNLTGSKCPECDSFLKERNTKDGKILVCSNLDCSFRKRKDPKLSNRRCPQCRKKMEIHQGKAGAYFQCRPCNVVEKAQDKKKAVNKREERKLVQKYTQKEESFGTSLGDLLKAAMEDKD